Proteins encoded within one genomic window of Cellulomonas xiejunii:
- the trpC gene encoding indole-3-glycerol phosphate synthase TrpC, which yields MTVLDDIVAGVKEDLATREAATPLGELKERAARRESALQCVARLKMADAVTVIAEVKRSSPSKGALAAISDPAALAAEYAKGGAVAISVLTEQRRFNGSLADLDAVRARVDVPVLRKDFVVSPYQVWEARAHGADLVLLIVAALEQTVLESLVERVHSLGMTALVEVHDTEEVARAVDAGARVIGVNARDLRSLEVDRTTFSRVAPAIPSDVVKVAESGVRGPHDVMDYARAGADVVLVGEALVTDDAPRQSVADLVAAGAHPALRAVRQ from the coding sequence ATGACAGTGCTGGACGACATCGTCGCGGGGGTCAAGGAAGACCTCGCCACACGGGAGGCGGCCACGCCTCTCGGTGAGCTGAAGGAGAGGGCTGCCCGTCGGGAGTCGGCGCTGCAGTGCGTCGCGCGGCTCAAGATGGCAGATGCGGTGACCGTGATCGCCGAGGTGAAGCGGTCGAGCCCGAGCAAGGGTGCGCTCGCCGCGATCTCGGACCCGGCGGCGTTGGCCGCTGAGTACGCGAAGGGCGGTGCGGTCGCGATCTCGGTGCTCACCGAGCAGCGCCGGTTCAACGGCTCGCTGGCCGACCTGGACGCCGTCCGCGCCCGCGTCGACGTGCCCGTGCTGCGCAAGGACTTCGTGGTCTCGCCCTACCAGGTGTGGGAGGCGCGGGCGCACGGCGCCGACCTGGTGCTGCTCATCGTCGCCGCGCTCGAGCAGACCGTGCTCGAGTCGCTGGTCGAGCGGGTGCACTCCCTCGGGATGACCGCGCTCGTCGAGGTCCACGACACCGAGGAGGTCGCGCGGGCGGTCGACGCGGGCGCGCGGGTCATCGGCGTCAACGCGCGTGACCTGCGCTCGCTGGAGGTCGACCGGACCACCTTCTCGCGGGTGGCGCCCGCGATCCCCTCGGACGTCGTCAAGGTCGCCGAGTCCGGCGTGCGGGGACCGCACGACGTCATGGACTATGCGCGTGCCGGAGCGGACGTGGTGCTCGTCGGCGAGGCCCTCGTGACGGACGACGCCCCTCGCCAGTCCGTGGCGGACCTCGTGGCGGCGGGTGCCCACCCCGCGCTGCGGGCGGTGCGGCAGTGA
- a CDS encoding DUF4190 domain-containing protein, with protein sequence MSTPHEPQPGPAYGQEAAYVAHGGAAPVDATPKHAPAPGPQPVTPPDQDVQPGPPDGGYPVLPPPAYAPRNDLAVWSLVLGLLGVMGCVFFTGIPAVVVGNNARRAVAAGQANNDGMATAGIVLGWVATGLGVLVILVLAFMVLLPLLFLGLALPFLAVAP encoded by the coding sequence ATGAGCACACCGCACGAGCCGCAGCCCGGACCCGCGTACGGGCAGGAGGCGGCGTACGTCGCGCACGGCGGCGCCGCGCCCGTGGACGCGACCCCGAAGCACGCACCCGCACCGGGACCGCAGCCCGTGACGCCGCCCGACCAGGACGTGCAGCCCGGTCCGCCGGACGGCGGGTACCCGGTCCTCCCGCCGCCGGCGTACGCGCCGCGCAACGACCTCGCGGTGTGGTCGCTCGTGCTCGGGCTGCTGGGCGTCATGGGCTGCGTGTTCTTCACCGGGATCCCGGCGGTGGTCGTCGGCAACAACGCGCGCCGCGCCGTTGCTGCCGGGCAGGCGAACAACGACGGGATGGCGACCGCGGGCATCGTGCTCGGCTGGGTCGCGACCGGCCTGGGCGTGCTCGTCATCCTCGTGCTGGCGTTCATGGTGCTGCTGCCCCTGCTGTTCCTGGGTCTCGCCCTCCCGTTCCTCGCCGTGGCGCCGTAG
- a CDS encoding DUF2752 domain-containing protein — protein sequence MTPAPRVAASPGTASPPHLRRGAVPLAVGAAAVGGAVLLVARSPYVPLSYGICPSVLFLGVSCPGCGGLRATHDLLTGDLAAAWQANPLWTLAAPLLAFAWALWTVRRLRGRPGPVAPAWVPWTVLVAVVAFAVLRNVPALVPYLGPAPLP from the coding sequence GTGACACCTGCCCCGCGGGTGGCAGCGAGCCCCGGCACCGCGTCCCCGCCGCACCTGCGGCGGGGCGCGGTGCCGCTCGCTGTGGGCGCGGCCGCGGTGGGTGGTGCGGTGCTGCTGGTCGCACGGTCGCCGTACGTGCCCCTCAGCTACGGCATCTGCCCCTCGGTCCTCTTCCTCGGGGTGTCGTGCCCGGGCTGCGGAGGTCTGCGTGCGACGCACGACCTGCTGACGGGGGACCTCGCCGCTGCGTGGCAGGCGAACCCGCTGTGGACGCTCGCGGCGCCGCTCCTGGCGTTCGCCTGGGCGCTGTGGACCGTGCGACGGCTGCGTGGCCGGCCCGGCCCGGTCGCGCCGGCGTGGGTGCCGTGGACCGTCCTCGTAGCGGTCGTGGCGTTCGCCGTGCTGCGCAACGTCCCGGCCCTCGTGCCGTACCTCGGACCTGCGCCGCTGCCCTAG
- a CDS encoding HGxxPAAW family protein, which yields MADHSLAHRAQNPTRTETMHLPPTTPPTNHGRTVAAWTTTWGVVLGGLVAALGVAFTLVWLFWVGMGVIVLALVLGKVLQLLGHGQGGAATLARAQRRGGH from the coding sequence ATGGCCGATCACTCGCTGGCCCACCGCGCGCAGAACCCGACGCGCACCGAGACCATGCACCTGCCGCCGACGACGCCTCCGACCAACCACGGTCGCACCGTCGCGGCGTGGACGACGACCTGGGGTGTCGTCCTCGGCGGCCTGGTCGCCGCGCTCGGGGTGGCGTTCACTCTCGTCTGGCTGTTCTGGGTCGGCATGGGCGTCATCGTCCTGGCCCTCGTCCTGGGCAAGGTCCTGCAGCTGCTGGGACACGGGCAGGGCGGCGCAGCGACGCTCGCCCGCGCGCAGCGACGCGGCGGCCACTGA
- a CDS encoding Trp biosynthesis-associated membrane protein gives MSDAPTPGAARAGTDGPARRGRWVLLLVLAAALVAVVALPTWVVAEGSSSLERSVDVRVTGSAVAPQATAAGLVLLAAAAAVALVGRVGRWVVAIVTVGAGLLVCAAAGGVLADPGGAVWGAVAEATGVAVDDPSASLTAWPVVAVVAGVVVVLLGAALTRAGGSWRHTSRRHERPGGAAPATTGAADERADWDALSRGDDPS, from the coding sequence GTGAGCGACGCGCCGACCCCCGGTGCCGCCCGTGCCGGGACCGACGGGCCCGCGCGCCGCGGCCGGTGGGTGCTCCTGCTCGTGCTCGCGGCGGCTCTCGTCGCGGTCGTCGCGCTGCCGACCTGGGTCGTCGCCGAGGGCAGCAGCTCCCTCGAGCGCTCCGTGGACGTCCGGGTGACCGGTTCGGCTGTCGCGCCGCAGGCCACGGCTGCCGGTCTCGTCCTGCTGGCCGCTGCCGCTGCCGTCGCGCTCGTCGGACGCGTCGGCCGCTGGGTCGTGGCGATCGTCACGGTGGGTGCGGGACTGCTCGTCTGCGCCGCCGCGGGCGGGGTGCTCGCCGACCCCGGCGGCGCCGTCTGGGGAGCCGTGGCCGAGGCCACGGGTGTCGCTGTCGACGACCCGTCCGCGTCGCTCACCGCGTGGCCCGTCGTCGCCGTCGTGGCGGGCGTCGTCGTGGTGCTGCTCGGCGCGGCGCTGACGCGCGCGGGCGGCTCGTGGCGGCACACGTCGCGCCGCCACGAGCGTCCGGGCGGGGCCGCGCCGGCGACCACGGGCGCGGCCGACGAGCGCGCGGACTGGGATGCGTTGAGCCGGGGCGACGACCCGTCCTGA
- a CDS encoding anthranilate synthase component I — protein sequence MTQPSVSAAPRATATDVPWGATWPTRDGFRDLAAERRVVPVVRRLLADDVTPVGLYRTLAAGRPGTFILESAESDGTWGRWSFVGVTSRACLSVRDGRAAWSGDVPVGVPTDGDVLDVLGRTLDVLHTPRIAGLPPLTGGMVGVLGWDVVHHWEPTLPARAPEELGIPEVTMLLASDLAAVDHVDGSVWLVANAINFDATDERVDDAYADAVRRLDEMQAALRRPVVPAPAVIDPAAPVPQLEFRSTREEFEAQVRRGQEAIRDGDVFQVVLSQRLDLDCPADPLDVYRVLRTVNPSPYMYLLALQDADGRDFSVVGSSPETLVKVSDGHVTTFPIAGSRPRGATPEEDRTLADEVLADPKERAEHIMLVDLSRNDMVKVCEPTSVEVVEFMAVRRFSHIMHICSTVVGRLRAGSTALQTLVATFPAGTLSGAPKPRAIELIDELEPARRGVYGGTVGYFDFAGDMDMAIAIRTAVIRDGRASVQAGGGIVADSVPALEYEESRNKAAAAVRAIQLAACLRDDLP from the coding sequence GTGACCCAGCCGTCCGTCTCCGCCGCGCCGCGCGCGACCGCCACGGACGTGCCCTGGGGGGCGACCTGGCCGACGCGCGACGGGTTCCGGGACCTGGCCGCCGAGCGGCGCGTCGTGCCGGTCGTGCGCCGGCTCCTGGCCGACGACGTGACCCCCGTGGGTCTGTACCGCACCCTCGCGGCGGGGCGGCCCGGCACGTTCATCCTCGAGTCGGCCGAGTCGGACGGGACCTGGGGGCGGTGGTCGTTCGTCGGTGTGACGTCGCGCGCGTGCCTGTCGGTGCGTGACGGCCGAGCCGCCTGGTCCGGTGACGTGCCGGTGGGGGTCCCGACCGACGGGGACGTGCTCGACGTCCTGGGCCGCACGCTCGACGTCCTGCACACACCGCGCATCGCCGGGCTGCCGCCGCTGACCGGGGGAATGGTGGGTGTGCTCGGCTGGGACGTCGTGCACCACTGGGAGCCGACGCTGCCCGCGCGCGCGCCGGAGGAGCTCGGCATCCCCGAGGTGACGATGCTGCTGGCCTCCGACCTGGCGGCGGTCGACCACGTCGACGGGTCGGTGTGGCTCGTCGCCAACGCGATCAACTTCGACGCGACCGACGAGCGCGTCGACGACGCGTACGCGGACGCGGTGCGCCGCCTCGACGAGATGCAGGCCGCGCTGCGCCGGCCCGTGGTCCCCGCACCCGCGGTGATCGACCCGGCCGCACCGGTGCCGCAGCTCGAGTTCCGCAGCACACGCGAGGAGTTCGAGGCGCAGGTGCGCCGGGGCCAGGAGGCGATCCGCGACGGCGACGTCTTCCAGGTCGTGCTCTCGCAGCGGCTGGACCTGGACTGCCCGGCCGACCCGCTCGACGTCTACCGGGTGCTGCGCACCGTCAACCCGAGCCCGTACATGTACCTGCTCGCGCTGCAGGACGCGGACGGCCGCGACTTCTCCGTCGTCGGCTCCAGCCCCGAGACGCTCGTCAAGGTCAGCGACGGCCACGTCACGACCTTCCCGATCGCGGGGTCCCGTCCGCGCGGGGCGACGCCGGAGGAGGACCGGACCCTCGCGGACGAGGTGCTCGCGGACCCCAAGGAGCGGGCCGAGCACATCATGCTGGTCGACCTGTCGCGCAACGACATGGTCAAGGTGTGCGAGCCGACGAGCGTCGAGGTCGTGGAGTTCATGGCCGTGCGGCGGTTCTCGCACATCATGCACATCTGCTCGACGGTGGTCGGTCGCCTGCGCGCCGGGTCCACCGCGCTCCAGACCCTCGTCGCCACGTTCCCGGCCGGCACGCTCTCCGGTGCGCCGAAGCCGCGGGCGATCGAGCTGATCGACGAGCTGGAGCCGGCGCGGCGCGGTGTCTACGGCGGGACCGTCGGGTACTTCGACTTCGCCGGGGACATGGACATGGCCATCGCGATCCGCACCGCGGTGATCCGCGACGGGCGGGCGAGCGTGCAGGCGGGCGGTGGCATCGTCGCCGACTCCGTGCCGGCCCTCGAGTACGAGGAGTCGCGCAACAAGGCCGCGGCCGCCGTCCGGGCGATCCAGCTCGCGGCGTGCCTGCGCGACGACCTGCCGTGA
- the hisI gene encoding phosphoribosyl-AMP cyclohydrolase, which yields MPQTDPSTTPDGRLVRSALDPAVAARLRRDDAGLVAAVVQQHDTREVLMLGWMDDEALHRTLTTGRVTFWSRSRQEYWRKGDTSGHVQHVRSVAIDCDGDALLVTVDQVGAACHTGSRTCFEAGGPLPVVLPPTSDPSAAAAATSRGAQP from the coding sequence GTGCCGCAGACCGACCCCTCCACCACCCCCGACGGACGCCTGGTGCGCAGCGCCCTGGACCCGGCCGTGGCCGCGCGCCTGCGCCGCGACGACGCCGGGCTCGTCGCCGCGGTCGTCCAGCAGCACGACACCCGCGAGGTGCTCATGCTCGGCTGGATGGACGACGAGGCGCTGCACCGCACACTCACGACGGGCCGCGTGACGTTCTGGAGCCGGTCCCGGCAGGAGTACTGGCGCAAGGGCGACACGTCAGGCCACGTCCAGCACGTGCGCTCCGTCGCGATCGACTGTGACGGGGACGCCCTGCTCGTCACCGTCGACCAGGTCGGCGCCGCCTGCCACACCGGCTCTCGCACGTGCTTCGAGGCCGGCGGGCCCCTGCCGGTCGTGCTGCCCCCGACCTCCGACCCGTCCGCGGCGGCAGCCGCCACCTCCCGAGGAGCCCAGCCGTGA
- a CDS encoding ABC transporter ATP-binding protein, whose amino-acid sequence MTAKDQPRTSAQDSRMAPASTLGVLATLRRAAQVSPELLDGLAVTLVLAVVAATARVLVPIAVQQTVDTAILAPGGVDVSRAAALVGIAAVGLAVGAACSALVNVRLFRSSEAGLLTLRTKAFRHVHDLSVLTQSTERRGSLVSRVTSDVDTISMFVQWGGIMLLVSALQILVATTLMAVYSWQLTLLVWACFLPLMVVLPRMQRGVNRRYAAVRERYGAMLGAVSEAVVGAETIRAYGVSERTQRRVDAAVAATRRAMVRAQTLVAVVFSSGVLVANLVLAVVVVAGTWLGVAGELTVGRVLAFLFLVQLFTGPVQMATEILNELQNAISGWRRVLGVLETPVDVAEPGEDAVPSPRGPASLTFADVGYAYPDGPPVLQDVDLHVAAGTSVAVVGATGSGKTTMAKLVARFMDPTTGAVLLDGTDLRRIASHDLRRRVVLVPQEGFLFDGTITENIAYGLRDDVVAAGPSSQVVARVEQVVAELGLDAWLDELPAGMATPVGQRGELLSAGERQLVALARARLADGDLLLLDEATSAVDPVAEVRIARALRELARGRTTLTIAHRLSTAEAADLVVVVHAGRVVEVGTHADLLARGEHYAAMHSAWVSQTR is encoded by the coding sequence ATGACGGCGAAGGACCAGCCGCGGACGTCCGCGCAGGACAGCCGCATGGCTCCGGCGAGCACCCTCGGCGTGCTCGCGACGCTGCGCCGCGCGGCGCAGGTGTCACCCGAGCTGCTCGACGGGCTGGCCGTGACGCTCGTGCTCGCCGTGGTCGCGGCGACCGCCCGCGTGCTCGTGCCGATCGCCGTGCAGCAGACGGTCGACACCGCGATCCTGGCGCCCGGTGGCGTCGACGTGTCGCGGGCCGCGGCGCTCGTCGGCATCGCGGCGGTCGGGCTCGCGGTCGGCGCCGCGTGCTCCGCACTGGTCAACGTGCGGCTCTTCCGGTCCAGCGAGGCGGGCCTGCTGACCCTGCGCACGAAGGCGTTCCGGCACGTGCACGACCTGTCCGTGCTGACCCAGAGCACCGAGCGGCGGGGGTCGCTCGTCTCCCGCGTGACGTCGGACGTCGACACGATCTCGATGTTCGTGCAGTGGGGCGGCATCATGCTGCTCGTCTCCGCGCTGCAGATCCTCGTGGCCACGACGCTCATGGCGGTCTACTCGTGGCAGCTCACGCTGCTCGTGTGGGCGTGCTTCCTGCCGCTGATGGTGGTCCTGCCGCGCATGCAGCGCGGCGTGAACCGGCGGTACGCAGCCGTCCGGGAGCGGTACGGCGCGATGCTCGGCGCGGTGTCCGAGGCGGTCGTCGGCGCCGAGACGATCCGGGCGTACGGGGTGTCGGAGCGCACGCAGCGTCGTGTCGACGCCGCGGTGGCCGCGACGCGGCGGGCCATGGTGCGCGCCCAGACGCTCGTGGCGGTGGTGTTCTCCTCCGGCGTGCTGGTGGCCAACCTCGTGCTCGCGGTCGTCGTGGTCGCCGGCACGTGGCTGGGTGTCGCAGGCGAGCTGACGGTCGGACGGGTGCTGGCCTTCCTGTTCCTCGTCCAGCTGTTCACGGGGCCGGTGCAGATGGCCACCGAGATCCTCAACGAGCTGCAGAACGCGATCTCGGGCTGGCGGCGCGTGCTGGGTGTCCTCGAGACACCCGTGGACGTCGCGGAGCCGGGCGAGGACGCCGTCCCCAGCCCGCGTGGCCCGGCGTCGCTGACGTTCGCGGACGTCGGCTACGCGTACCCGGACGGCCCGCCGGTGCTGCAGGACGTCGACCTGCACGTCGCCGCCGGCACGTCGGTCGCCGTGGTCGGGGCGACGGGCTCGGGCAAGACGACGATGGCCAAGCTCGTCGCCCGGTTCATGGACCCGACCACCGGGGCCGTGCTGCTCGACGGCACCGACCTGCGTCGTATCGCGTCGCACGACCTGCGGCGCAGGGTCGTGCTGGTCCCGCAGGAGGGGTTCCTGTTCGACGGGACGATCACCGAGAACATCGCCTACGGCCTGCGTGACGACGTGGTCGCCGCCGGGCCGTCGTCGCAGGTCGTCGCCCGCGTGGAGCAGGTCGTCGCCGAGCTCGGCCTCGACGCGTGGCTGGACGAGCTGCCCGCGGGCATGGCCACCCCTGTCGGGCAGCGTGGTGAGCTGCTGTCCGCGGGCGAGCGGCAGCTCGTGGCCCTCGCGCGGGCGCGGCTCGCGGACGGTGACCTCCTGCTGCTCGACGAGGCCACCTCCGCGGTGGACCCCGTCGCGGAGGTGCGGATCGCGCGCGCGCTGCGCGAGCTCGCCCGGGGCCGCACGACCTTGACGATCGCCCACCGCCTGTCGACGGCGGAGGCCGCGGACCTCGTCGTGGTCGTCCACGCCGGTCGCGTCGTCGAGGTGGGCACGCACGCCGACCTGCTGGCGCGCGGCGAGCACTACGCGGCGATGCACTCCGCCTGGGTGTCGCAGACGCGCTGA
- a CDS encoding ABC transporter ATP-binding protein, producing the protein MPARPRTPAASPRPDAQAAGAALRGSTARRSAALVWRGMRAHPRTYVAAVATSALFGGLTVAVSRVLGAVTDQVVVPALAGSEQAQDRIWLAGLVVALVALLLAVSVAGRRVFAGIGVADIQADHRRAVTRQYLRLPMSWHRQHPTGQLLSNAGSDVEAATGVFNPLPFALGVVVMIGAATVALLRTDVWLALAALVVLPLAVIANLVFQRRMTPAITRAQQLRAEVADVAHESFEAAALVKSLGTEEREDVRFTERARELRDANVRVGVVRAVFDPVIDLLPNLGTLLVLLVGVQRVAAGAIGTGDVVAAAYLLTLLAVPVRAFGWVLGELPRGLVGHDRISRVLDAPGVPSEGVTPLAAASPGATVEMRGVHLRVPGSDGEVELLHGVDLRVEAGRTLAVVGPTGAGKSTLVGLVPRLVDPSQGAVEVDGVDVRDLRPADLAAQVGYVSQSTFVFEDTVRGNVTLADPGDAGAPGDDEVWAALAAARVDDVVRALPGGLDAPLGERGANLSGGQRQRLALARALVRRPRVLVLDDATSAVDPGVERDILTGLHAGTGGTGPTVLLVAYRMASVVLADEVVHVEAGRVVDRGTHAELLARDAGYRELATAYERESQRRARERADADAADAWGDDITAEGGRR; encoded by the coding sequence GTGCCCGCGCGCCCACGGACCCCCGCCGCCTCGCCGCGCCCGGACGCGCAGGCCGCCGGAGCGGCCCTCCGCGGCTCGACGGCCCGCCGGTCGGCCGCCCTGGTCTGGCGCGGGATGCGCGCGCACCCGCGAACGTACGTCGCGGCGGTCGCGACCTCCGCGCTGTTCGGCGGGCTGACGGTCGCGGTGAGCCGCGTGCTCGGCGCTGTCACCGACCAGGTCGTGGTCCCCGCGCTGGCAGGGTCCGAGCAGGCTCAGGACAGGATCTGGCTGGCCGGCCTCGTCGTCGCGCTCGTCGCGCTGCTGCTCGCCGTCAGCGTCGCCGGTCGGCGCGTCTTCGCGGGCATCGGTGTCGCCGACATCCAGGCGGACCACCGCCGGGCGGTCACGCGGCAGTACCTGCGGCTGCCGATGTCGTGGCACCGGCAGCACCCCACGGGTCAGCTGCTGTCGAACGCGGGGTCGGACGTCGAGGCGGCGACGGGGGTGTTCAACCCGCTGCCCTTCGCGCTCGGCGTGGTCGTGATGATCGGCGCCGCCACCGTGGCACTGCTGCGCACCGACGTGTGGCTGGCGCTGGCGGCACTCGTGGTGCTGCCGCTCGCGGTGATCGCGAACCTCGTCTTCCAGCGGCGGATGACCCCGGCGATCACGCGTGCGCAGCAGCTGCGTGCCGAGGTGGCCGACGTCGCGCACGAGAGCTTCGAGGCGGCCGCGCTGGTGAAGTCGCTCGGCACCGAGGAGCGGGAGGACGTGCGGTTCACCGAGCGCGCACGCGAGCTGCGGGACGCCAACGTCCGCGTCGGTGTCGTCCGCGCGGTCTTCGACCCCGTCATCGACCTGCTGCCGAACCTCGGCACGCTGCTCGTGCTGCTGGTCGGGGTGCAGCGGGTCGCGGCCGGTGCGATCGGCACCGGTGACGTCGTCGCCGCCGCCTACCTCCTGACGCTGCTGGCCGTACCCGTGCGCGCGTTCGGCTGGGTGCTCGGCGAGCTGCCCCGCGGCCTGGTCGGTCACGACCGGATCTCGCGGGTCCTGGACGCCCCGGGTGTGCCGAGCGAGGGCGTCACGCCGCTGGCCGCGGCCTCCCCGGGCGCCACGGTCGAGATGCGTGGGGTGCACCTACGGGTGCCCGGGTCCGACGGCGAGGTCGAGCTGCTGCACGGCGTGGACCTGCGGGTCGAGGCAGGGCGCACGCTCGCAGTCGTCGGACCGACCGGCGCGGGCAAGTCCACGCTCGTCGGTCTGGTGCCGCGCCTCGTCGACCCGTCGCAGGGCGCGGTCGAGGTCGACGGCGTCGACGTCCGAGACCTGCGTCCCGCCGACCTCGCGGCGCAGGTGGGCTACGTGAGCCAGTCGACGTTCGTGTTCGAGGACACGGTGCGCGGCAACGTCACGCTCGCGGACCCCGGCGACGCAGGGGCGCCCGGTGACGACGAGGTGTGGGCGGCCCTCGCCGCGGCACGCGTCGACGACGTGGTGCGGGCGCTGCCGGGCGGGCTGGACGCACCGCTCGGTGAGCGCGGCGCCAACCTGTCCGGCGGCCAGCGGCAGCGGCTCGCGCTCGCGCGCGCCCTCGTGCGCCGTCCCCGGGTCCTCGTCCTCGACGACGCGACCTCGGCGGTGGACCCGGGCGTCGAGCGCGACATCCTCACCGGGCTGCACGCAGGCACCGGGGGGACGGGCCCGACGGTGCTGCTCGTGGCGTACCGCATGGCCTCGGTCGTGCTCGCCGACGAGGTCGTGCACGTCGAGGCGGGTCGTGTCGTCGACCGCGGCACGCACGCCGAGCTGCTCGCGCGCGACGCGGGCTACCGCGAGCTGGCCACGGCGTACGAGCGCGAGTCACAGCGCCGGGCGCGCGAACGGGCCGACGCGGACGCGGCCGACGCGTGGGGCGACGACATCACGGCAGAGGGAGGACGTCGATGA
- a CDS encoding TIGR03085 family metal-binding protein, with protein sequence MTWHETERDWLCETLRAADPHDPTLCAGWEARHLAAHLVIRERPGLAVSAVRGGLAAATERLAESASDAPGYADLVERFATPPPRWSPLAWAGDAVNATEYFVHTEDVRRGTGDLTPRELPEGLVDVLWSQLVRMAPLRLRRLGPGVVLVRDDDVRSAVHAPRQGYGTVVLRGDVGELVLAVSGRLQASNVRVDGAEDEVATVRDLLTGP encoded by the coding sequence ATGACGTGGCACGAGACCGAACGCGACTGGCTCTGCGAGACGCTGCGCGCCGCGGACCCGCACGACCCCACGCTGTGCGCGGGCTGGGAGGCCCGGCACCTGGCGGCGCACCTGGTGATCCGTGAACGGCCCGGGCTCGCCGTGTCCGCGGTGCGCGGTGGGCTCGCAGCGGCGACGGAGCGGCTCGCGGAGAGCGCGTCCGACGCCCCCGGGTACGCCGACCTGGTCGAACGGTTCGCCACGCCGCCCCCGCGGTGGAGCCCGCTCGCGTGGGCCGGCGACGCGGTGAACGCGACCGAGTACTTCGTGCACACGGAGGACGTGCGCCGGGGCACCGGCGACCTCACGCCCCGCGAGCTGCCCGAGGGCCTGGTCGACGTCCTGTGGTCGCAGCTCGTGCGCATGGCGCCGCTGCGCCTTCGCCGCCTCGGGCCGGGCGTGGTGCTGGTCCGGGACGACGACGTGCGGTCGGCCGTGCACGCCCCCCGGCAGGGCTACGGGACGGTCGTCCTGCGGGGCGACGTGGGAGAGCTCGTGCTCGCTGTGTCCGGCCGCCTCCAGGCGTCGAACGTGCGGGTCGACGGCGCCGAGGACGAGGTCGCCACCGTGCGGGACCTCCTGACCGGACCCTGA
- the hisF gene encoding imidazole glycerol phosphate synthase subunit HisF, whose translation MSLSLRVIPCLDVDAGRVVKGVNFENLRDAGDPVELARRYDAEGADELTFLDVSASSSDRETTYDVVRRTAEEVFVPLTVGGGVRSPDDVDRLLRAGADKVGVNTAAIARPELITEIADRFGSQVLVLSVDARRTTGETRTPSGYEVTTHGGRRGTGVDAVEWAHRAVDLGVGEILLNSMDADGTTAGFDLEMITDVRARVSVPLIASGGAGTVEHFVEAARAGADAVLAASVFHFGTLTIGQVKDALRAAGIVVR comes from the coding sequence GTGAGCCTCTCGCTGCGGGTCATCCCGTGCCTCGACGTGGACGCCGGCCGTGTCGTCAAGGGCGTGAACTTCGAGAACCTCCGGGACGCGGGCGACCCCGTCGAGCTCGCGCGGCGGTACGACGCGGAGGGCGCCGACGAGCTCACGTTCCTCGACGTCTCGGCGTCGTCGTCGGACCGCGAGACCACGTACGACGTGGTGCGTCGCACCGCCGAGGAGGTCTTCGTCCCGCTCACGGTCGGGGGCGGGGTCCGTTCGCCGGACGACGTGGACCGTCTCCTGCGGGCCGGGGCAGACAAGGTCGGCGTCAACACCGCGGCGATCGCGCGCCCCGAGCTCATCACCGAGATCGCCGACCGGTTCGGCTCGCAGGTGCTGGTGCTGTCGGTGGACGCCCGCCGCACGACGGGTGAGACGCGCACGCCCTCCGGCTACGAGGTGACGACCCACGGCGGGCGACGCGGCACGGGGGTGGACGCCGTCGAGTGGGCCCACCGGGCGGTCGACCTCGGGGTCGGTGAGATCCTGCTCAACTCGATGGACGCCGACGGCACGACCGCGGGCTTCGACCTGGAGATGATCACCGACGTGCGCGCTCGGGTGAGCGTCCCGTTGATCGCCTCGGGTGGCGCCGGCACCGTCGAGCACTTCGTCGAGGCAGCGCGCGCCGGGGCCGACGCGGTCCTCGCCGCGAGCGTCTTCCACTTCGGCACGCTCACCATCGGTCAGGTCAAGGACGCCCTGCGGGCCGCGGGGATCGTCGTCCGCTGA